One Vicia villosa cultivar HV-30 ecotype Madison, WI linkage group LG5, Vvil1.0, whole genome shotgun sequence genomic window, agaggaagaaaagaaagaatgtgaaaaaaaaattattaggttGATGAAAATGCTAGAGGAcaaaaatttggtaattttagAATTGACACAAAAACTGGAAGAAACCAAAAACCAATACGAAACGCAATGCTCGCAGTTGGAAGAAGAAGCCGGTGATGCTAAAGAAGAGTTGAGACAGAAATCTCATGAATATGAGCATCAATCAGAAGAGTTGAGGAACGAGGTTAAAGAACTCGAGACTTCTTCGGATTCAAAATATCAGGAGTGGAACATGAAAAAGAACCAATTGCAGGCTGTTATAAATCTTCAATTTAGTTCCCTACAGGTACACTTAAAAATGTGTCAATGTCAATGTTATAATTATGGTGCCAATCATTACAATTTTGTGCTTGATTTGTAAACATCCAGAAATTGAAATTGTCTTGGGAATCGATTAGGCAAGATGTTATGAAAGAGCAAGCGGTTTATGCAGAAGAGTGTAATCAATTCGGTAGGCATTTGTCATTAGAATGTCATTTTAGTAAAATCTTCTTTTGGAATGTGATCGCTAATATTTCAAACGTAACTTGTTCAGGTGTAAATCTCAAACCGCTCATACATGCATCTCAGAACTATCAAGTCATCCTTgcggaaaataaaaaattatttaatgaaGTTCAAGAACTAAAAGGTAGCATTTCCCGCATATTCCTTCTCGTGTTCTTTTATGTAAGTGTACTACGACGAATTCACACATGGTTTTTTTATGCAGGAAACATCAGAGTATTTTGTCGAATTAGACCATTCCATGTAGGCAAAAAGGAAACACAGACAATTATAGAAGACATAGGTGAAAATGATTTGGTTGTGGAAAATCCCACCAAAGGGAAAGATGCGCTTCGATCATTTAAATTCAACAAGATATTCAGTCCTTCCGCGACTCAAGGTTTATTTCTATATACTCTCCGTTTTTTAAGATTAGGCTATGGAGATTTTGTATCGTTTTTCCTGTGTATCCATATTAcagtttttcattatttttagttGTAATGTCGATATTCTGACGTTGTTCCGTGATTCTACTCTGAATTCTGCATAGGGGATGTATACTCTGACATTCAACCTTTTGTAAGATCGGTACTAGATGGATATAATGTCTGTATGTTCGCTTACGGCCAAACTGGTTCGGGGAAAACTTACACAATGGTATAAACCCTCTTGACATATCGGTTTCATCTTATACTTCAAGCTATTAAAGAAATTTCTTATAGTACAAAAAATCATCTTTTCTCAGACTGGTCCAAGCGGAGCAACAAACGAAAATCTTGGTGTTAATTATCGAGCACTAAACGATCTCTTCAGAATTTCCACAAGTAGAGCAGGCTTCACAGACTATGAGATTTGGGTTCAAATGGTTGAGATATATAACGAGCAAGTTCGTGACTTGTTATCAACCGACGATTCTCAAAAAAGATATCCTTTTTTAGTATCTTCATAGACAATTTATTTTTTCGCGTGAACTTTTTTTTCTCTAGTTTTTTCTTATCTGGTTTCCTTGATTTGCACACACTTGGGATATTGACTCAATCTCAATCCAACGGTATAGCAGTACCAGATGCCAGCATGTTTCCTGTTAAGTCACCTTCAGATGTCATTAAGTTGATGGACATTGGACTTAAAAATCGGGCTATTGGCGCGACCGCTATGAATGAAAGAAGTAGTCGTTCTCATAGGTTAGATCATGTCTTTCTTTCCTTGACAGACGGGCATATCTGCTTTTCTATTGCGCTTCATTGTGTATTGAATTTAACGTGCTTTTACGCTTTACGTTATATAAACTTTACTTGCACAGTGTGGTCTCGATTCATGTTCGCGGGAAGGATTTCAAGTCAGGTTCTACTCAGTATGGCAATCTTCATTTGGTAGATTTGGCGGGAAGTGAAAGAGTAGATCGTTCTGAAGTAACCGGCGATAGGCTTAGGGAAGCACAACATATAAACAAATCACTTTCTGCCCTCGGAGATGTCATTTTCGCCCTTTCTCAAAAGAGCTCCCATGTACCATACAGAAACAGCAAGCTTACTCAACTTCTGCAAAATTCTCTTGGTAAATCGATGTTCATCATTTATTGTGTCAACATGCATTGCATTACCTTTTTGGTTTAGATTTTGATTTGAATATTGTCTTTGATTTCGCTGCACAGGTGGTCATGCAAAGACTCTGATGTTTGTCCAAATTAACTCGGACGCGAATTCATATTCTGAAACAATGAGTACTTTAAAGTTTGCGGAGAGAGTTTCTTCAGTTGAACTAGGAGCTGCACGGAATAACAAGGACGCGAGAGAATTATTGGAACAGGTATTTTACCTTGTTCGTGTAAATTGAATATGTTGGCATGGTCTTTTCGGCTTACATGAATGCATAAAAAATGCTTTCCTTTTGTTTCATCTTATACTAGGTGACTTCTATGAAGAGCATTATTTCGAAAAAAGACGAGGAGATCGAGCGTCTCAAGTCGCTAAACCCGCCGGTTGGTGGTATTTCTAAGCAAATTCAAAAACAACCAAGTGGAAGTTATAAGCATCTTGTTGAAGGTGATATCCAACATCGAATGTTCGATCATATACAGCAAAATGAACTTCACCATCCACCTGAAAACACTAGGCGAAAAACTCAAGGATTTTCAGAGACAGGTTTTAATGAAAAATCAAGTGATAGCTCTGACCATAATAGTCATGCTTTGGGCAACGAAACCGATGGTTCTTCTGATAACAACTCCATTATCAGCCGCGATAGCAAAAAAACTTCAGATAAGATGAAGAAGTGAGTAGTGCTTATATTAttacaacatatatatatatgcattatAACTGGAACTCAAGTCTAAAATTTTGATTTGTATCTTACAGGTCTAAAGTATTAACCAAAACCGTCAATGCGGTAAGGAAATTAGGCCGAATTCCCTCTAGCACGGGTATAGAAAAGGACACCTTGAAGAAAGGACCAGGTAAACGCAAGCTAAAATGAAATCTTCTCGATTTGTGTTTGTCATCCTTGCACTTGCGCAGACGTCATGTTAATCTTCGCTACGATGTTAGTAAAATATTTCAGAATTTTCAACTTTCTTCGTAAATTTGATTTCAGGTCTCACAAAAAGCCCGAGTATTAGCCACATTAAAGCTACAAAAAGGTGGCAGTAAAATCGGAGGCAGTAGCTACAATTAAGTTGCAGAGTTTTCACAATTCGAAATGTGCCATGTAAATACGAATTCAGATTCCACGCATTTGTAAATGCGTAGCGGAGTTATTGATCCAGACTATTCGATTTCAAACTAATGATGAAGATTATCTGAAGGTGTTTGGAGTAAGGCCTAATATGAGCTGACTGATGAAACTCGTGTTGATGGCCGGAATCAATTGCAGTGAGTTCGGATTCATGTAAATATAATTGTATAATTAATTCATTGGTACGTTGGAACTTGTAACACTTGAATTGTTAGTTACATTTTTGTGGATAACATTGTAACAGATTTGGTGTTCATAGTCATATGAAAAGAAAAACAGGTTTTGTAACAGAAGTTCCATAAACTGATATAGTCACAGTAGTGATGAACTGTGTATGCTTGGGCtgaaaattagtaataattacgCGCTTAGTTTTATGATAGAGATGTGTGTTTTCTGGCTACTAGTATGAACCACATGCATCTGTGAGCTGTGAAATGATGGTTGCCTAAAATTTGAGTAACAATAAATGCACGTGACTCACTTTGTCTTAAATATCTCTAAGATCTTTAAATATATCAGTTATAAAAATATCAATAACTCATGTCTATTATTAATCAACCAAAGATTATGGCATTTGATGTAACCATGAAAATAAACTCAATATATGGTGTGTTTGGTTTAGCGTTGAGTTTTTTAGAATTACGGTAGATTTCCACGTTTATTCAGAAGTTACTTTTTGGAGCTTTTATAAATCATGGTAGTAAGGAGCACACATACGTGCGTTTGGTAGATGAAAAATCAAGGTAGATTTCCACGTTTACCCAGAAGCTACCTTTTGGAGCTTCTATAAATCACGGTAGTGAGAAGCACACAAAAGTGCGTTTGGAGCAGACAGACGTGTGTTTGGTGGATGAAAAATCAAGGTAGATTTTCACGTTTAACATGTAGATAATCTAAGAATGTAACTATTTAGGCCGTTCATAAGGACTAAGATAAAGGCTCAATAgtaaaacaaaagaaataaaGTGCATAACAAGTAGACTCCTTTTTCCATTTTGAACAGGCGATTCTACGCGCGAGAACCTTGATGACCGTACAGATCAATCTGACGGTTGACCATGATCCACGTCTCACTTCACGCTTTCAGTTGACAACCGTTTCTCTTATTTAAGAAGGGTACAGTGTCACTTCTCTaatattcaaattcattctcgtTCACTTAACACTTTTCACATTCTTATTGAGTGTTAACCTTGTCAAACTCATTCTCATTTACGCAACACTTTTCACTTTCTTACTAGCTAGAGTTAGAATGTTAACCTTATAAGTTAACTCCTCTTCCACCGTAATCAGAAGTTCAAAACTACCGCAACAAACCCAGCCTCCTTATTTACCGATCAACACTAATTCCACTACGGAACAATAATTAAAACAAGAATTAACTTTTTCTTGtacctaattttgactttttcatCTTGCAACTGACAAGTGCAAGTGGCAATTTATTTCACAGTTTGGCATTACCATCCAACTTGTCTGATACCGAGTCTTACATGCTTGAATTGAGAAAGCATTACGCAACATCGAATCTCATCTTCACATGGGACCCTtaaatgaataatatagtaaCATGTTTCAAGATCAACCACTAACAATGAAAGCCACAACACATCATGTGTTTGCCACATGACACAATCACATGCTCTTATCACACACATAGCTGACTCATCATCTCATCTTCATCTCACTTTTTCTTTACCCTTTCACATCACCAAATACTAATCCTCTTTTCCAAACAATTCTATTCAATCCAccacacaacacaacacaacacaacacaacacaaatcattaaaaaaaaacaatctaTTTGATGCTTCCTAAGATCCTGTTAAACCTATACACTAGTAGTGTGTCTTTCTCATAACAACACAATCATGAAACATCTTATCAAATAAACAACACCTTCAAAATCTCATTATGATAATAGTAACAATAATATGATGTACAAAATTCCAATTTCCTCCAAATTACAATTACATAGGAAGGATCTGATCTGAGTAACATAAAACATAAACCTTAAACTCTCCACAAACCTAACAACAAAACAGAAGAAAATGGCTTCTTTTCTTACCTTGTTAACTCTGATTTGTTCTCTCTCTTTTATTGATTAACATCATCAAACTTGAAACATCACAATTATATATACATCAAACAGTACTAATTATTAAGATTAGATCCTCTTTCCaaaggaaacaaaaacaaaactccTCTGCTCATTCTTGGTATTGAGTTGTGTtgtgttctctctctctctctattttctatcttccttttctttcttcAAAAATGGATTAGGCTACAGCAGAAATACTCCTTCTATCTCTTCTAAGACAGTCAAAACCTTCAATTCTAACAGCAACCGGTGTGTTGCCGAATTTCATCGGAACTCCACACCCTCGAGCCGATGGCGAAGGCGATGCCACGGTAAATGGACAACTAAAATTCCCATTACCGAATCGCTCGTCTTGGATTACAGGGTTCGAAGCCCTGCTCGGTGGAGATCCGATGAAATACGGCGGCGACGATGCCAACAATTTATCCGCCGCCGATGCCGATCTCTCCGGATAGCAGCTTCCCTACAAGCAAATCAAGTTTGATTCTTTAAAAGGAACTATTATAAATCATCACCAAAATTTGAGTATCACAAAAATCAAACATGAACTATTAGGTTAGATTCTTTGAAAAAGACACAAACATAGGAAAAATACAATTCTGTTAcatagaaaggaaaaaaaaaactagtaCTATGATAGACATAAAGATTGCATAGGAAAGTACAAAACAGAAACACAAACCTTGGGATGAATGATGTCTAGAAGTTCTGACCCAACTTCTGAATCTTCAATCTCAGATTGGTAGCTGATTTTCAAGGAACAAAAAGtaagaaaaacatgatttttattgaaaaaaaacatgatttttattataaaaaaaaaaaaacatgatttttattgaaaaaaacaaaatttaagaaTCAACAAGAAAGGGTTCAAGAAAATAGGAAATTACCTAATAGGACACCTAAAGGGTCTGTTGATGGAAGGATATCGACGAGGTTTAGGACAAACCACTTCTTCAAAGCTGTTTGTCATTGTGTTCATCTGAGGGAATCCATAGTAGCAATTCATCTTCTCTTGAGAAAAAAatcacaaatctcaacaaaaacacctacaacaacaacaacaacaaaaacatcattaaaatcaccaaaaaaacaacaaaaaacatcattaaaactcacaaaaaaaaaaaacataaacaaaagacaGGAACAACAAGAAAGAAAGGGtgcaaagagagagatagagaataCATAAGAAGGAAGCAGAGGTAGAAAGAGAAAGGATATTGTTGGGTGCTTGGTGGGTATTCATAGTGAAGAAGAATATTGTAGAGTAGGTGTAAGTGTATAGTAAGTGATGTAAGACCGCACTTAGTTAGCGTTTGTTGGGTTTTAGATCTTATGTACTATGTGTGATGAGTCAACGTTTGATGAACATGTTcaagtgtttgtttgtgtgaatTTACTTTTTTACCCTTTGGAAAGTCAGAGAGGGACATTACATTACAGTCTGTTAAAAAACATTGTGTTGGAAAGTGGGCAGTTGATGGGTAACGTGAATGTATTTATTGTGTCTCACATTACTAGGATTTTTTTTAAAGGTCTTTTGCtaagttgttcctttgaaataAGGGTAATTGTCAAAGTCAAAAAGTGATTATTAAAAGGGAATAAAGAGATGGAGTGCATACATTTTATCTTGAAAagaatatattttgaatttttataaaataaattcacaATTTTCAATATGATGATTACCTGAGTTTGAATTGGCGGTTAACAGAATTGATTTTGATAGAATTGAgtttgataaaattaatttaacataGTTTATGTTTGGAATTCATGAAAATTCACACTAGAAACTCACGGTgagtaggttttgaaaatcacGATGGAGAGGATCTAAACGTGCGGTGACAATAGTGGGTCACGTTTCCAAACACacattgatttatgtttgaatacacTTATGTAAAAGTGAATTAAACAACAAATTTCagtataaaaatcatgttttaactcagaagctatgaattttatcttcaagtagaatcaattctgaaaAAACAAGTTCAAGTTGGCTCTTAATATTTGAACTTGAATTTTCCCCGTACGTTTGTTATGTGCCAACTTTGGTAACCTTTCATGGACAAGTTATTTTCATTTCCTTCAACTTCTCCAAGGATTGTACTATCCTTCAACTTCTCCAAAGATTGTAGCATTTgctcattatcttcttcaaggTTCAACTTTATGAACTTATATTCTTATCTATAAGCCTTAGAATAAACGAGTTTTTTATCTCGATTTCGTTCTTTCCAATTCTTCTTAAGGTTTTTAACGTAACACTACCTAGCCACCGATTGTTCTACATGTATTGTAGAAATCTTTCCATTTGCCAAAGGAAACTCCATCTCCAAGTTAGATGTTGACACGTTGACTCCAAGTGCATTTAGTATTAGTTTTGTAGTAATGAGTTTGCAATTCAATGACTCGTGTAAGGATTGATTCATGTTTATCGTTGTCATGTTGGGATATTGAGGCATAGAAAACTTTAGTGGGACTCGCCATGGTTGTTAATATTCTCGTGTGAACTTACGAGATGAATCGCTTGAAATGATATAGTAATTATGTTACTATATGTGATCTTGAAGTGTTATGCCTTACTCTAAGCTAAGAGATAAAAGTTTAATCTTCTAACTTTAAAGTAGAGAGTTCAAACCCTTGTGGGACCATTTTGACCATTAATGTCCTTTAATTAAtgaatttttcattttaattttttttacaaaattatttatgtTGGAATCATACACAATTATAATGAGACGTTTATAACGagacaaaatataattaaaatgaattttttagtaaataatatttattttattaataaaattaatacaaTTAAGTCTCGTTAAGTCGGCACGATTGATAGGTGTGCAATCAGTCTttgatgaaaaatgaaaaataaacaaatactAAAATGTGATTAAAAAGTGACTATCATATTACTatcatattttatctttattcaaCTCATTTTCATATCATATCTCAATACTATTGTGCGCACCAACCGAATATTTATAGTAAATCAATATGAATAGTTATTATCACatagaaatagaaataaaaaagtttgaaaaaaagtcttattttaaattttcaatatagttttaattgaattttttaattatacaTTCTAGTTAATATTATGTGCATCACCCCTAAATTACAATTTtccaatatatatttaataactaaaatatattaattattaataagaataatttatagaatcaaatttttttctttttctttttttaataatctttttttttttattaccaCATGTATAGTCCGATTAGGtggtcagttctggcatcaagtggtttcagCTTTCTCCGATCACAATTGCGGAGGATCAAACTGTGGTCCTTCTTATCAAATTCAGCGTCAATCACCAcagaaccaactaacgattgattAATAATCTATCATgttttaattcatataaaataatcaaatgttaattgattaataatggggacaacttctctacccatcactaaaagttgggtagtgtaccttcaaccaatcacacgattccatctcatttaacacatttaattatttattaaaatactaaaaatgtttgttgttttcaaaacattttacaaaggaggtaaccttacccaactttttgagttgggtagataagaattcaccttaatAA contains:
- the LOC131603898 gene encoding kinesin-like protein KIN-14C isoform X2; translated protein: MNSPSDIKIKIPKELDSPDDCFNGIERNGHLGLSAHGEVEAKHRLVLVQWLNSFLPSLDFSTNVTDGELRACLSNGTVLCQILNKLRPGSVTMVSESDHSLPSQSENVKTFLKALDGLGLPRFEISDLEKGSMKPVVDCLLILRIKSLMNSLGDNVSSTSSTASSPRGYAASSFHYSPPFSVDQRKALADSRFHRVMSSPVMAEPSASLIYQVGNKFHEVFQIKPRSYADLPAAKISEMMKSNSLDNAPTQSLLSVVNGILEESVEKRNGEIPHRVACLLRKVSQEIERRISTQAEHLRTQSNLFKAREEKYQSRIRVLEAIASGNKEESELFASQLQQLKVEKVKEEEKKECEKKIIRLMKMLEDKNLVILELTQKLEETKNQYETQCSQLEEEAGDAKEELRQKSHEYEHQSEELRNEVKELETSSDSKYQEWNMKKNQLQAVINLQFSSLQKLKLSWESIRQDVMKEQAVYAEECNQFGVNLKPLIHASQNYQVILAENKKLFNEVQELKGNIRVFCRIRPFHVGKKETQTIIEDIGENDLVVENPTKGKDALRSFKFNKIFSPSATQGDVYSDIQPFVRSVLDGYNVCMFAYGQTGSGKTYTMTGPSGATNENLGVNYRALNDLFRISTSRAGFTDYEIWVQMVEIYNEQVRDLLSTDDSQKRLGILTQSQSNGIAVPDASMFPVKSPSDVIKLMDIGLKNRAIGATAMNERSSRSHSVVSIHVRGKDFKSGSTQYGNLHLVDLAGSERVDRSEVTGDRLREAQHINKSLSALGDVIFALSQKSSHVPYRNSKLTQLLQNSLGGHAKTLMFVQINSDANSYSETMSTLKFAERVSSVELGAARNNKDARELLEQVTSMKSIISKKDEEIERLKSLNPPVGGISKQIQKQPSGSYKHLVEGDIQHRMFDHIQQNELHHPPENTRRKTQGFSETGFNEKSSDSSDHNSHALGNETDGSSDNNSIISRDSKKTSDKMKKSKVLTKTVNAVRKLGRIPSSTGIEKDTLKKGPGLTKSPSISHIKATKRWQ
- the LOC131603898 gene encoding kinesin-like protein KIN-14C isoform X1, with the translated sequence MNSPSDIKIKIPKELDSPDDCFNGIERNGHLGLSAHGEVEAKHRLVLVQWLNSFLPSLDFSTNVTDGELRACLSNGTVLCQILNKLRPGSVTMVSESDHSLPSQSENVKTFLKALDGLGLPRFEISDLEKGSMKPVVDCLLILRIKSLMNSLGDNVSSTSSTASSPRGYAASSFHYSPPFSVDQRKALADSRFHRVMSSPVMAEPSASLIYQVGNKFHEVFQIKPRSYADLPAAKISEMMKSNSLDNAPTQSLLSVVNGILEESVEKRNGEIPHRVACLLRKVSQEIERRISTQAEHLRTQSNLFKAREEKYQSRIRVLEAIASGNKEESERELSSQLFASQLQQLKVEKVKEEEKKECEKKIIRLMKMLEDKNLVILELTQKLEETKNQYETQCSQLEEEAGDAKEELRQKSHEYEHQSEELRNEVKELETSSDSKYQEWNMKKNQLQAVINLQFSSLQKLKLSWESIRQDVMKEQAVYAEECNQFGVNLKPLIHASQNYQVILAENKKLFNEVQELKGNIRVFCRIRPFHVGKKETQTIIEDIGENDLVVENPTKGKDALRSFKFNKIFSPSATQGDVYSDIQPFVRSVLDGYNVCMFAYGQTGSGKTYTMTGPSGATNENLGVNYRALNDLFRISTSRAGFTDYEIWVQMVEIYNEQVRDLLSTDDSQKRLGILTQSQSNGIAVPDASMFPVKSPSDVIKLMDIGLKNRAIGATAMNERSSRSHSVVSIHVRGKDFKSGSTQYGNLHLVDLAGSERVDRSEVTGDRLREAQHINKSLSALGDVIFALSQKSSHVPYRNSKLTQLLQNSLGGHAKTLMFVQINSDANSYSETMSTLKFAERVSSVELGAARNNKDARELLEQVTSMKSIISKKDEEIERLKSLNPPVGGISKQIQKQPSGSYKHLVEGDIQHRMFDHIQQNELHHPPENTRRKTQGFSETGFNEKSSDSSDHNSHALGNETDGSSDNNSIISRDSKKTSDKMKKSKVLTKTVNAVRKLGRIPSSTGIEKDTLKKGPGLTKSPSISHIKATKRWQ
- the LOC131603899 gene encoding uncharacterized protein LOC131603899 produces the protein MNCYYGFPQMNTMTNSFEEVVCPKPRRYPSINRPFRCPISYQSEIEDSEVGSELLDIIHPKGSCYPERSASAADKLLASSPPYFIGSPPSRASNPVIQDERFGNGNFSCPFTVASPSPSARGCGVPMKFGNTPVAVRIEGFDCLRRDRRSISAVA